In one Diprion similis isolate iyDipSimi1 chromosome 6, iyDipSimi1.1, whole genome shotgun sequence genomic region, the following are encoded:
- the LOC124407253 gene encoding multiple inositol polyphosphate phosphatase 1-like gives MFYNAITLLFVIYCAFIRIAMTCKCFSTDDDHYKCHFASRTPYRYIANYNDSQINYPGCTEKKIWLMLRHGTRFPGKKDSSRMIKELPKLRRLIMNHYEYNESKISQQAYHDLAKWRLDLVTADAMKLTEEGEREFIDLAERIQSRFRTLLPEIYNNNTYKLKYTPTQRAEESAKHFMIGLFGQRAAQQVWYHPPEHNDNVLRSYKNCDRWKSEVKHNPNSDEQMRLFINSKRFNATLDEISQVLGFLIDYDTAYLIYSTCGFETAWKTNANSPWCKFLSLRNFQLIEYARDLKYFWNDGYGYELNHRQACPGLRDVFQFFQTESELKAAIYFSHSGSILKLVSLLGLAKDATKLRHDSFELHQNHRAWRVSRIDAFASNIGFVLYECQRDGPSILTMHQERVVQIPGCPENSPCPISVFEKIFSQSINQCDFEKICSL, from the exons GATGATCATTATAAATGTCATTTTGCATCTAGAACACCATATAGGTACATTGCCAATTATAACGATTCACAAATAAACTATCCAG GAtgtactgagaaaaaaatatggttgATGTTGCGTCATGGAACACGTTTTCCCGGTAAAAAAGATTCATCTCGAATGATTAAGGAGCTTCCAAAGTTAAGGCGGCTAATAATGAACCATTATGAGTACAATGAATCTAAGATTTCTCAACAGGCATACCATGATCTTGCTAAATGGAGACTTGACTTGGTCACTGCTGATGCAATGAAACTGACTGAGGAAGGCGAAAGGGAGTTCATAGATCTCGCTGAAAGGATTCAATCCCGATTTCGCACCCTGTTACCggaaatatacaataataacacCTACAAA TTAAAATACACTCCCACACAACGAGCAGAGGAAAGTGCAAAGCATTTTATGATTGGCTTATTCGGTCAGCGTGCGGCTCAACAAGTTTGGTACCATCCACCTGAGCACAATGATAATGTACTCCGA tCTTACAAAAATTGTGACCGTTGGAAGTCAGAAGTTAAACATAATCCAAACTCTGATGAACAGATGCgtttgtttataaatagcaAGCGCTTCAACGCAACACTGGACGAAATATCTCAAGTTCTCGGATTTTTGATTGATTATG ACACGGCCTATCTAATCTATTCGACTTGCGGATTTGAGACCGCGTGGAAAACAAATGCCAATTCGCCGTGGTGCAAGTTTCTCTCactcagaaattttcag cTAATAGAATATGCCAGGGATTTGAAGTATTTTTGGAATGATGGTTATGGGTATGAACTTAATCACAGGCAAGCTTGCCCGGGTCTCCGcgatgtttttcaattttttca AACGGAGTCAGAGCTGAAAGCGGCCATTTATTTCTCGCATTCTGGCAGCATTTTGAAACTGGTTTCTCTTTTGGGACTAGCCAAAGATGCAACAAAATTGCGGCATGATTCATTTGAGCTGCACCAGAATCATAGAGCCTGGAGGGTCAGTCGTATTGATGCCTTCGCGTCGAATATAGGATTCGTTTTATACGA GTGCCAGCGAGACGGTCCTAGTATCCTGACCATGCATCAAGAACGAGTTGTGCAAATTCCGGGATGTCCTGAAAATTCACCCTGTCCAATTTctgtttttgagaaaatattctcTCAGAGCATAAACCAGTGTGACTTCGAAAAGATTTGCAgtttgtaa